A window of Ipomoea triloba cultivar NCNSP0323 chromosome 2, ASM357664v1 contains these coding sequences:
- the LOC116010887 gene encoding uncharacterized protein LOC116010887 encodes MATEMATEFIPLSLPLTLAFPIYHFPVSHSPNPSQPTQPTQPSSPRRHDAGLTPRRLPHSGLARRCCVLTPSGHWSSRLIAVCLVVWSSTRLHLSRPHSSRSLPRRPHSLRQSGHTPSSRWSSAALHLCLWSSSKEIYSVKIPGDPKLGEEKPENRNHALIFTRGEAIQTINMNQIGLLISLA; translated from the exons ATGGCGACGGAAATGGCGACTGAATTTATTCC CCTCAGCCTCCCCTTAACCCTAGCATTCCCAATTTACCATTTCCCCGTCTCTCATTCTCCCAATCCCTCCCAGCCGACCCAGCCGACCCAGCCCTCCTCTCCACGACGGCACGACGCCGGCCTCACTCCTCGCCGTCTACCTCACTCCGGCCTTGCTCGTCGCTGCTGCGTCCTCACTCCGTCTGGGCACTGGTCGTCTCGACTCATCGCTGTCTGTCTGGTCGTTTGGTCGTCCACTCGTCTGCATCTCAGTCGGCCTCACTCCAGTCGCTCGTTGCCTCGCCGTCCTCACTCCCTCCGGCAGTCCGGCCACACTCCGTCTAGTCGCTGGTCGTCTGCAGCTCTGCATCTCTGCCTCTGGTCGTCTTCCAAG GAAATATACTCAGTTAAAATTCCAGGAGATCCAAAGCTAGGGGAAGAAAAGCCAGAAAACCGAAACCATGCCTTAATATTTACCCGTGGGGAAGCTATTCAAACAATTAACATGAATCAG